In Phyllopteryx taeniolatus isolate TA_2022b chromosome 1, UOR_Ptae_1.2, whole genome shotgun sequence, the following proteins share a genomic window:
- the cenpl gene encoding centromere protein L isoform X1 has protein sequence MCFVFRRSSGWIGVADMVPVRKSVERTPNSVVQRSSKSRSYRQSYQSLMAASRLCLTRALTSLRLNTNRRAPKSDNIVQDKVNPQHLDSLMKREWQLSYVTPLYRFRYTQLKSYARQLSAFLAAEKQQGLAVEVGGTLCFSVSFSVVQGLVETDDDAEAILIEIYSKPLFTRKDEQLKTVWSGWLACINGNPDYINSLPKEFICLPLFGSSGTEALTALVKSWFQKNFDCCFGLLEISHTSLQWLVALWTNCHTESNVKQLKMIWTLPVKPLLHVTYAVNPVDAWELWSSVRRDPPQEVEEQDNIHIEEVMRLMKGLLSQFYRHFKVDLSAGSLSHVSTALGTAKCSGRIKISNSKCMTTTLMMLTECALLKMPI, from the exons atgtgttttgttttccggCGCTCTTCTGGTTGGATCGGAGTGGCAGACATGGTGCCCGTGCGGAAAAG tGTGGAGAGAACCCCCAACAGTGTTGTCCAGAGAAGTAGTAAAAGTAGGAGCTACAGACAGTCCTACCAGAGCCTGATGGCAGCTTCACGTCTATGCTTGACAAGGGCACTAACGTCACTGCGGCTCAACACAAACAGAAGAGCACCAAAGTCGGACAATATCGTT CAGGATAAGGTCAACCCTCAGCATTTGGACTCTCTGATGAAAAGAGAATGGCAGCTGTCCTATGTCACGCCCCTCTACCGATTCCGCTACACCCAGCTGAAGAGCTACGCCAGGCAACTCTCTGCATTTCTGGCTGCAGAGAAACAACAAGGTCTGGCAGTGGAGGTGGGCGGTACACTATGCTTCAGCGTCTCCTTCTCTGTGGTTCAGGGCCTGGTTGAGACAGATGATGATGCAGAGGCCATCTTAATAGAG ATCTACTCGAAGCCCTTGTTTACCAGGAAGGATGAGCAACTGAAGACAGTATGGAGTGGCTGGCTTGCATGCATCAATGGCAACCCTGACTACATTAACTCACTTCCAAAAGAGTTCATTTGTCTACCACTATTTGGCAGCAGTGGGACAGAGGCACTCACTGCTTTGGTCAAATCATGGTTCCAGAAGAACTTTGACTGCTGCTTTGGCTTGTTGGAGATCAGCCACACCAGCTTGCAGTGGTTGGTGGCATTATGGACCAACTGCCACACAGAGTCCAATGTCAAGCAACTCAAAATGATTTGGACTCTTCCAGTTAAGCCACTGCTTCATGTCACCTATGCTGTAAACCCTGTTGATGCTTGGGAGCTATGGAGCAGTGTGAGACGGGATCCACCACAAGAGGTGGAAGAACAAGACAATATTCATATAGAGGAGGTGATGAGGCTCATGAAGGGGCTCCTCAGCCAATTCTACCGACACTTCAAGGTGGATCTTTCAGCTGGGAGCCTGAGCCATGTGTCTACAGCGCTGGGCACAGCCAAATGTAGCGGAAGGATCAAG ATTTCCAACAGCAAATGCATGACCACAACGCTGATGATGCTGACCGAATGTGCCCTCCTCAAAATGCCCATTTAA
- the LOC133489365 gene encoding FUN14 domain-containing protein 1, with amino-acid sequence MASVDIREGREEPESEEEVYEVVDLTEYARRHQWWSRVFGNNSGPIAEKYSVATQLMMGGLTGWCAGYVFQRVGKVAATAVGGGFLLLQIANHSGYVQVDWKKVEKDVNKAKKHLKQKANKAAPELNTCIEEATDFVKRNIVLSSGFVGGFFLGLAS; translated from the exons ATGGCGAGCGTGGACATCAGAGAAG GCCGGGAAGAGCCAGAGAGTGAAGAGGAGGTGTACGAGGTGGTGGATCTGACAGAATATGCTCGGCGGCATCAGTGGTGGAGCCGGGTATTTGGTAACAACTCGGGCCCAATAGCCGAGAAGTACTCCGTGGCAACCCAGCTCATGATGGGAGGGCTCACTGGATG GTGTGCCGGTTATGTCTTCCAGAGAGTTGGGAAGGTAGCGGCCACTGCTGTTGGTGGAGGGTTCCTCCTTTTACAG ATTGCCAATCATAGTGGATACGTGCAGGTGGACTGGAAGAAGGTGGAGAAGGATGTAAACAAAGCAAAGAAACACCTAAAGCAGAAAGCAAACAAAGCAGCCCCTGAGCTAAACACATGCATTGAGGAG GCCACAGATTTTGTAAAGAGAAACATCGTCTTGTCCAGTGGCTTTGTTGGAGGATTTTTCCTGGGTTTGGCCTCCTAA
- the cenpl gene encoding centromere protein L isoform X2, producing the protein MCFVFRRSSGWIGVADMVPVRKSVERTPNSVVQRSSKSRSYRQSYQSLMAASRLCLTRALTSLRLNTNRRAPKSDNIVDKVNPQHLDSLMKREWQLSYVTPLYRFRYTQLKSYARQLSAFLAAEKQQGLAVEVGGTLCFSVSFSVVQGLVETDDDAEAILIEIYSKPLFTRKDEQLKTVWSGWLACINGNPDYINSLPKEFICLPLFGSSGTEALTALVKSWFQKNFDCCFGLLEISHTSLQWLVALWTNCHTESNVKQLKMIWTLPVKPLLHVTYAVNPVDAWELWSSVRRDPPQEVEEQDNIHIEEVMRLMKGLLSQFYRHFKVDLSAGSLSHVSTALGTAKCSGRIKISNSKCMTTTLMMLTECALLKMPI; encoded by the exons atgtgttttgttttccggCGCTCTTCTGGTTGGATCGGAGTGGCAGACATGGTGCCCGTGCGGAAAAG tGTGGAGAGAACCCCCAACAGTGTTGTCCAGAGAAGTAGTAAAAGTAGGAGCTACAGACAGTCCTACCAGAGCCTGATGGCAGCTTCACGTCTATGCTTGACAAGGGCACTAACGTCACTGCGGCTCAACACAAACAGAAGAGCACCAAAGTCGGACAATATCGTT GATAAGGTCAACCCTCAGCATTTGGACTCTCTGATGAAAAGAGAATGGCAGCTGTCCTATGTCACGCCCCTCTACCGATTCCGCTACACCCAGCTGAAGAGCTACGCCAGGCAACTCTCTGCATTTCTGGCTGCAGAGAAACAACAAGGTCTGGCAGTGGAGGTGGGCGGTACACTATGCTTCAGCGTCTCCTTCTCTGTGGTTCAGGGCCTGGTTGAGACAGATGATGATGCAGAGGCCATCTTAATAGAG ATCTACTCGAAGCCCTTGTTTACCAGGAAGGATGAGCAACTGAAGACAGTATGGAGTGGCTGGCTTGCATGCATCAATGGCAACCCTGACTACATTAACTCACTTCCAAAAGAGTTCATTTGTCTACCACTATTTGGCAGCAGTGGGACAGAGGCACTCACTGCTTTGGTCAAATCATGGTTCCAGAAGAACTTTGACTGCTGCTTTGGCTTGTTGGAGATCAGCCACACCAGCTTGCAGTGGTTGGTGGCATTATGGACCAACTGCCACACAGAGTCCAATGTCAAGCAACTCAAAATGATTTGGACTCTTCCAGTTAAGCCACTGCTTCATGTCACCTATGCTGTAAACCCTGTTGATGCTTGGGAGCTATGGAGCAGTGTGAGACGGGATCCACCACAAGAGGTGGAAGAACAAGACAATATTCATATAGAGGAGGTGATGAGGCTCATGAAGGGGCTCCTCAGCCAATTCTACCGACACTTCAAGGTGGATCTTTCAGCTGGGAGCCTGAGCCATGTGTCTACAGCGCTGGGCACAGCCAAATGTAGCGGAAGGATCAAG ATTTCCAACAGCAAATGCATGACCACAACGCTGATGATGCTGACCGAATGTGCCCTCCTCAAAATGCCCATTTAA